A genomic stretch from Algoriphagus halophilus includes:
- the dnaB gene encoding replicative DNA helicase: MTEKSTNPRYSRKNPNSSAPNMLGKVPPQAVDLEEAVLGALMLEKDALTNVIDILKVESFYKDAHKVIFQAILDLFTDSQPIDLLTVTNQLRRSGTLEIAGGAFYVTELTSKVASAANIEYHARIITEQSIKREMIRISSEIQKDAYEDTTDVFELLDKMEQSLFEISEKNIRKNYSDMKSIMREAIIELESRRDQKDGLTGVPSGLTALDRVTSGWQKSDLVIIAARPAMGKTAFVLSVLRNAAVDHNRPVAIFSLEMSSVQLVNRLISSEAELDSEKIKKGSLEEHEWAQLVHKTAKLSKAPLFVDDTPALSILELRAKCRKLKAQHDIQMIVIDYLQLMSGDSKSGGGGNREQEIASISRALKKIAKELSVPVIALSQLSRAVETRGGDKRPQLSDLRESGAIEQDADMVMFLYRPEYYGITEDEDHNSTQGVGEVIIAKHRNGSLDTVRLRFIGRYTKFQDLDYFGGAPAMNQPVYASNFSKESSGISSFDAGQTIKMQSKANNDFDDTDDLLNRPNSPIDF, translated from the coding sequence ATGACTGAGAAAAGTACCAACCCTAGATATTCCCGAAAAAACCCAAATTCCAGCGCTCCCAATATGTTGGGAAAAGTGCCACCTCAAGCGGTAGATCTTGAAGAAGCCGTTTTAGGTGCCTTGATGCTTGAAAAGGATGCATTGACCAATGTGATCGATATCCTGAAAGTGGAGAGTTTTTATAAAGACGCACATAAAGTGATCTTCCAGGCGATCTTGGATTTGTTTACCGATAGTCAACCCATTGATTTGCTTACGGTAACCAATCAATTGAGAAGGAGTGGTACCTTGGAAATTGCGGGAGGCGCATTTTATGTAACCGAACTTACTTCTAAAGTAGCTTCTGCAGCAAATATTGAGTACCATGCTAGGATTATCACGGAACAATCCATCAAGCGTGAAATGATTCGAATTTCCTCAGAGATCCAAAAAGATGCCTATGAGGATACCACCGATGTATTTGAGCTGTTGGATAAAATGGAGCAATCCCTATTCGAAATTTCAGAGAAGAATATTCGAAAGAATTATTCTGACATGAAATCCATTATGCGGGAAGCAATCATAGAATTAGAGTCTAGAAGGGACCAAAAAGACGGATTAACTGGGGTCCCATCAGGGTTAACTGCCTTGGACCGAGTTACCTCAGGCTGGCAAAAATCCGATTTGGTAATTATTGCTGCCCGTCCTGCGATGGGGAAAACAGCCTTTGTTCTTTCGGTATTAAGAAATGCCGCAGTAGACCATAATAGGCCAGTTGCTATTTTCTCCCTTGAAATGTCTTCAGTTCAGTTGGTGAATCGTTTGATCAGTTCGGAAGCGGAATTGGATTCAGAGAAAATTAAAAAGGGTTCATTGGAAGAGCATGAATGGGCTCAATTAGTGCATAAAACGGCCAAATTATCCAAAGCACCTCTTTTTGTGGATGATACTCCAGCCTTGTCAATTTTGGAGCTTCGTGCCAAGTGTAGAAAGTTGAAAGCCCAGCATGATATCCAAATGATTGTGATTGATTACTTGCAATTGATGTCTGGGGATTCAAAAAGTGGAGGCGGAGGTAACCGTGAACAGGAAATTGCCAGTATTTCAAGAGCATTGAAAAAAATTGCCAAGGAGTTGAGCGTGCCGGTTATCGCTTTGTCCCAGTTGTCAAGAGCGGTAGAGACAAGAGGAGGAGATAAAAGACCTCAGCTTTCCGATTTGAGGGAATCTGGAGCTATCGAGCAGGATGCGGATATGGTTATGTTCTTGTACAGGCCAGAGTATTATGGAATTACCGAAGATGAGGACCATAACTCTACACAAGGGGTGGGTGAGGTCATTATCGCAAAACATAGAAATGGTTCGTTGGATACAGTGAGATTAAGGTTCATTGGCCGTTATACCAAATTCCAGGACCTGGATTATTTTGGAGGTGCTCCAGCCATGAACCAACCTGTTTATGCATCGAATTTCTCGAAAGAATCATCCGGTATTTCTTCTTTTGATGCTGGGCAAACCATCAAAATGCAGAGTAAAGCCAACAATGATTTTGATGATACAGATGATCTGTTGAACCGACCAAATTCTCCCATTGATTTTTAA
- a CDS encoding lycopene cyclase domain-containing protein, whose product MLEDKYAYLCLALMYMIAWVIVYLKNPWKKGMIKVGAVGGLMGMVAEVWYFRDYWRPPTLFGEGIVGIEDYIIGFALFGVGGYIHSSFTKKEIDYSRQTKAKNREFFYMFLIACASLTVFSIGFGIHSGYVTFLTFFILSVYIWIQRPDLIELSLISAFATLGITLLIYYINFNWLFPHFWDTYGMLDAPILGVKVFNIPLSEMLWHFSWAMLCSMFRGYRNGVYYK is encoded by the coding sequence ATGCTAGAAGATAAGTACGCCTACCTCTGCCTCGCGCTCATGTATATGATTGCTTGGGTCATTGTTTATTTGAAAAACCCATGGAAGAAGGGTATGATAAAAGTGGGAGCCGTAGGCGGTTTGATGGGAATGGTGGCTGAAGTCTGGTATTTCCGGGATTATTGGAGACCACCAACCCTTTTTGGGGAAGGGATTGTAGGGATCGAAGACTATATCATCGGTTTTGCGCTTTTTGGCGTAGGAGGATATATACATTCTTCATTTACAAAGAAAGAAATAGACTATTCCAGGCAAACCAAAGCCAAAAACAGGGAATTCTTCTACATGTTTTTAATTGCCTGCGCAAGTTTGACTGTTTTTAGTATCGGGTTTGGAATTCATTCCGGATATGTCACATTTTTGACCTTTTTTATCCTTTCCGTGTATATATGGATACAAAGACCAGATTTGATTGAATTATCCTTGATTTCAGCTTTTGCCACTTTAGGAATCACACTGCTCATCTATTACATCAATTTCAATTGGTTGTTTCCACATTTTTGGGATACCTATGGGATGCTAGATGCTCCAATATTAGGAGTTAAAGTGTTTAATATCCCACTTTCAGAAATGCTATGGCACTTTTCCTGGGCTATGCTTTGTAGCATGTTCCGAGGGTACAGAAACGGAGTATATTATAAATAG
- a CDS encoding UDP-N-acetylmuramate--L-alanine ligase produces the protein MKKYHFIAIGGAVMHNLALALVEKGYQVTGSDDEIYEPSKTRLQQAGILPDQYGWFPDKISPELDGIILGMHARIDNPELIKAQELGIPVYSFPEFIFNQSKEKKRVVIAGSHGKTSITSIILHVLKDQKVDFDYLVGAQIEGFNLMVRLSDAPIIIIEGDEYLTSPLDRTPKFFHYKHDIVLVSGIAWDHFNVFPDFGEYKDQFSQLMEKTPESGELIYCDSDLLVKEAAEKVEIKSLKTPYKAHPATIEGGKTFLKTENDLIPIQIFGEHNLQNLQGAMNICLSLGLSKGQFYTSIQSFKGAAKRQEQIAGNEQSTMFRDFAHAPSKLKATANAVKTQFPERTLIAVQELHTYSSLNKDFLPNYAGSMDAADIAVIYLNPHAAALKKLELMDEATLRKGFERDDLKLFTDSNQLKDFLLSQDYSNTNLLLMSSGNYDNMDLTELKAKFN, from the coding sequence ATGAAAAAATATCATTTCATTGCTATAGGAGGAGCGGTGATGCATAATCTCGCCTTGGCACTGGTAGAAAAGGGATATCAAGTCACTGGATCCGATGATGAAATTTATGAACCTTCCAAAACAAGGTTGCAACAAGCAGGTATTCTTCCTGACCAGTACGGTTGGTTTCCAGATAAAATAAGCCCGGAATTAGACGGCATTATTTTAGGAATGCACGCCCGAATTGACAACCCCGAACTGATCAAAGCTCAGGAGCTGGGAATTCCGGTATATTCATTTCCAGAATTCATTTTTAATCAAAGTAAAGAGAAAAAGCGAGTGGTCATCGCAGGCTCTCATGGAAAAACCTCTATTACCTCCATCATACTCCATGTTTTAAAAGACCAAAAAGTAGATTTCGACTATTTAGTGGGCGCCCAAATCGAAGGCTTTAACTTAATGGTACGGCTTTCGGATGCCCCTATCATTATTATTGAAGGGGATGAATACCTTACCTCTCCTTTGGATAGAACACCCAAGTTTTTCCATTACAAACACGATATCGTATTGGTCAGTGGCATCGCTTGGGATCACTTTAATGTGTTTCCTGATTTTGGAGAATACAAAGATCAGTTTAGCCAATTGATGGAAAAAACTCCCGAATCCGGAGAATTGATTTATTGCGACTCCGACCTATTAGTTAAAGAGGCGGCCGAAAAAGTTGAAATCAAATCTTTGAAAACCCCTTATAAGGCACATCCAGCCACAATTGAAGGAGGGAAAACATTCTTAAAGACTGAAAATGATCTGATCCCAATTCAAATATTTGGAGAACACAATCTTCAGAATTTGCAGGGAGCAATGAATATTTGTTTATCTCTGGGCTTATCTAAGGGGCAGTTTTATACGTCTATACAGAGTTTCAAAGGTGCTGCAAAAAGGCAGGAACAAATCGCCGGAAATGAGCAATCCACGATGTTCAGGGATTTTGCCCATGCCCCATCCAAATTAAAAGCTACTGCCAATGCAGTAAAAACCCAGTTTCCAGAAAGGACTTTAATCGCAGTACAAGAGCTTCATACCTACTCTTCCCTGAATAAGGACTTTCTTCCGAATTATGCTGGTTCCATGGATGCTGCAGATATTGCAGTAATTTACCTGAATCCTCACGCTGCTGCCTTAAAAAAACTGGAATTAATGGATGAGGCCACCTTAAGAAAAGGATTTGAACGGGATGATTTAAAGCTTTTTACGGATAGTAATCAATTAAAAGATTTCTTATTGAGTCAGGATTATTCTAACACTAATTTACTGCTCATGTCTTCAGGAAATTATGACAATATGGATTTAACTGAATTAAAAGCTAAATTCAATTAA
- a CDS encoding 3'-5' exonuclease — translation MKLNLRNSIAFFDLEATGTNISTDRIVEISIVKLNPDGGQEIYTRRVNPGIPIPLEASLIHGLYDKDVKNEPSFKDISKEVHQFIGPSDLSGFNVLKYDIPLLVEEFLRAGIEFDLDKRNLLDAQKIFHLMEKRNLTAAYKFYCGKTLENAHSAEADTLATMDVFKSQVERYVGEEAIDLQGNKLGVFENDMKKIHDLVNEKMVDLAGRFVFNSQGEEVFNFGKHKGKPIEQVFKEEPGYYDWMMRGDFPLDTKRKLTQVKLRGFTNR, via the coding sequence ATGAAATTAAATCTAAGAAACTCCATTGCATTTTTTGATTTGGAGGCGACAGGTACCAATATTTCTACCGATAGAATTGTAGAAATATCCATTGTCAAATTAAACCCGGATGGAGGTCAGGAGATATACACCAGAAGAGTAAATCCTGGAATCCCTATTCCATTGGAAGCCTCTTTAATCCACGGCCTTTATGACAAGGATGTCAAGAATGAACCTTCCTTTAAAGATATATCGAAGGAAGTGCATCAGTTTATTGGTCCATCGGATTTATCAGGCTTCAATGTATTGAAATATGATATTCCTCTACTCGTCGAGGAGTTTTTGAGAGCAGGGATTGAATTTGATTTAGATAAGAGAAATCTATTGGATGCCCAAAAGATATTCCACTTGATGGAAAAGCGTAATTTAACCGCTGCCTATAAATTCTACTGTGGGAAGACCTTGGAAAATGCACATAGTGCTGAAGCAGACACCTTGGCCACCATGGATGTCTTCAAATCACAGGTAGAACGATACGTTGGAGAAGAGGCAATTGATCTTCAAGGAAATAAGTTGGGGGTATTTGAAAACGACATGAAAAAAATCCATGATTTGGTGAACGAAAAAATGGTGGATTTAGCAGGTAGGTTTGTTTTTAATTCCCAAGGTGAAGAAGTCTTCAATTTTGGGAAACACAAGGGAAAACCCATTGAACAAGTATTTAAAGAAGAACCAGGATATTATGACTGGATGATGAGAGGCGATTTTCCTTTGGATACCAAGAGAAAATTAACTCAGGTGAAATTGAGAGGATTTACGAACAGATAA
- a CDS encoding M48 family metallopeptidase, translated as MKKIALIVGIGLITYACAKVPLTGRSQLALVSSEEIQPLVNEQYDQVLEENKVVTSTADGQKVLKVGNRMAKAVEEYLRSSGYAELADDFSWEFNLLESDQVNAWCMPGGKVAFYTGIMPITETETGIAVVMGHEIAHAVAAHSRERMSNGLVANFGVGLLSSAIGQNPTLTQAIFLQSVGIGSELGMLSFSRKHETEADQLGLTFMAVAGYDPREAPIFWERMQAQSGGEAPPEFLSTHPDPSNRIKKLNEWMPEALEYYNK; from the coding sequence ATGAAAAAAATAGCATTAATAGTTGGAATCGGGCTCATTACCTATGCCTGTGCAAAAGTACCGTTAACAGGTCGTTCCCAGCTTGCATTGGTATCAAGCGAAGAAATTCAGCCTTTAGTAAATGAGCAATACGACCAAGTTTTGGAAGAGAACAAGGTAGTAACCTCAACTGCTGATGGGCAAAAAGTGCTCAAAGTGGGGAACAGAATGGCGAAGGCGGTAGAGGAATATTTACGTTCTTCAGGATATGCAGAATTAGCAGACGATTTTAGTTGGGAATTTAACTTATTGGAAAGTGATCAGGTCAATGCATGGTGTATGCCTGGAGGAAAAGTTGCGTTTTATACTGGGATTATGCCGATCACTGAAACTGAGACAGGGATCGCAGTAGTTATGGGGCATGAAATTGCCCATGCGGTAGCAGCACATTCCAGAGAAAGAATGTCAAATGGATTAGTAGCCAATTTCGGAGTAGGCCTACTTTCTTCAGCGATTGGACAAAACCCGACGTTAACTCAAGCCATATTTCTTCAGTCGGTAGGTATTGGGAGTGAGTTGGGGATGCTAAGTTTTTCCAGAAAACATGAGACGGAAGCAGACCAATTAGGCTTGACATTTATGGCGGTCGCTGGATATGATCCGAGAGAGGCACCAATTTTTTGGGAACGTATGCAAGCGCAAAGTGGGGGTGAGGCACCCCCGGAATTTTTATCTACTCACCCGGATCCAAGTAACCGAATCAAAAAGTTGAATGAATGGATGCCTGAGGCACTGGAATATTATAACAAATAA
- a CDS encoding DUF4442 domain-containing protein — MPNKDSKLELNPAGKAYLRKMGNPFIFWWGMLFKLPSAVFWKLKVKTLTLEKCEVTIPYFWRTQNPFKSIYFAALAGAGELSTGLLCQLALAGKGKFSMLVVDFKAEYTKKADQKITFTCEQGLELNQLIEQLEVGETDQLCMVTKGRNEDGDLVAQFFITWSFKRKS; from the coding sequence ATGCCTAATAAAGACTCCAAACTTGAATTAAACCCTGCAGGCAAAGCCTACCTAAGAAAGATGGGAAACCCCTTTATTTTTTGGTGGGGGATGCTTTTTAAGTTGCCCTCTGCGGTTTTTTGGAAGCTAAAAGTCAAAACCTTGACCTTGGAAAAGTGTGAAGTGACTATTCCCTATTTTTGGAGAACTCAAAACCCATTTAAGTCTATTTACTTTGCTGCTCTTGCAGGAGCTGGTGAATTGAGTACTGGTCTTTTATGCCAACTTGCTTTAGCCGGTAAGGGAAAGTTCAGTATGTTGGTGGTAGATTTTAAAGCAGAATACACCAAAAAGGCAGATCAAAAAATCACGTTTACCTGTGAACAAGGCTTGGAATTAAATCAATTAATTGAGCAATTAGAAGTGGGAGAAACAGACCAACTGTGCATGGTTACCAAAGGCAGAAATGAAGATGGTGACTTAGTAGCCCAATTTTTTATTACTTGGTCTTTCAAAAGAAAAAGTTAA
- a CDS encoding carboxypeptidase-like regulatory domain-containing protein has protein sequence MKSTIVTYFFLLLVNGALAQVSYSGNVLDANDKNYVEGVLVEVLGKEDSDSTNVRGYFNVQAQAGDTLRITYPGFIEQNLVLSSERFLQVQIQDRARLLPTFEVKAEPYSFRFKDGKLVLVDPNEESSPSNRGQVTAGYRDSPEGGIAIAGAISYFTKKSRNAREYAKKLEYLKRREGYLQVVDSDSVKTILKGDYNLANEEWDPLIIKFNQMHAHHEFLDWSRERVYARLKEFIEWEKDWSN, from the coding sequence ATGAAATCCACCATAGTTACCTATTTCTTCTTACTGCTGGTAAACGGCGCTTTGGCCCAGGTTTCCTATTCAGGGAATGTGTTGGATGCCAATGATAAAAACTATGTAGAAGGTGTATTGGTCGAAGTGCTTGGTAAGGAAGATAGTGACTCTACCAATGTAAGAGGTTATTTCAACGTTCAGGCACAGGCTGGAGATACCCTTAGAATTACGTATCCAGGCTTTATTGAACAAAACCTTGTATTGTCCTCAGAACGATTTTTACAGGTTCAAATTCAGGATAGAGCTAGACTATTGCCCACTTTTGAGGTGAAAGCAGAGCCTTATTCTTTTAGGTTCAAAGATGGGAAACTCGTTTTGGTGGATCCCAATGAGGAATCCTCACCTTCCAATAGAGGTCAGGTAACAGCCGGATATCGGGATTCTCCTGAGGGAGGAATTGCGATTGCGGGTGCGATTTCCTATTTCACCAAAAAATCCAGGAATGCGAGGGAATATGCAAAGAAGCTGGAATACCTTAAACGCCGAGAGGGATACTTACAAGTGGTGGATTCTGATTCGGTCAAAACAATATTAAAGGGGGATTATAATTTAGCCAATGAAGAATGGGACCCTCTGATTATTAAATTCAATCAGATGCATGCCCATCATGAATTTTTAGACTGGTCTCGGGAACGGGTATACGCCAGATTAAAAGAATTTATAGAATGGGAAAAGGACTGGTCCAATTAA
- a CDS encoding DUF6503 family protein — translation MNNLVKSLFFISLVTLTFSCEQEAPTTGVELVQRAISYHDPNGNWDDLKATFYMKDSLPPGRDSRTYEFSLDNSHSKMTYAIEGLQYQVINDSLKILTGGITEERALRMRNYYTYLWGLPMKLNDPGTVIEKEIRKEEIDGKEYLVARVPYEEDQWYFYFEPETYRMAAYKFYKDEPNQVGEIIYLEGEKEFKGIKIPANRTWYRTEKPEFLGVDMLQEIK, via the coding sequence ATGAATAATCTTGTAAAATCACTTTTTTTCATTTCTCTGGTAACTCTTACATTTTCATGTGAACAAGAGGCTCCAACAACTGGAGTAGAGCTCGTCCAACGGGCTATTTCCTACCATGATCCTAATGGAAATTGGGATGATTTAAAAGCCACTTTTTACATGAAAGACAGCTTGCCTCCAGGTCGGGATTCAAGGACTTATGAGTTTTCCTTGGATAACTCTCATTCCAAGATGACTTATGCAATAGAAGGTTTACAATATCAGGTTATAAATGATTCCCTCAAGATTTTAACAGGTGGAATCACTGAAGAGCGAGCATTGAGAATGAGAAATTACTATACCTACCTTTGGGGTTTACCCATGAAATTGAATGATCCAGGCACTGTTATCGAGAAGGAAATCCGAAAAGAAGAAATAGATGGCAAAGAATACTTGGTTGCCAGAGTCCCCTATGAAGAGGACCAATGGTATTTTTATTTTGAACCTGAGACTTATAGAATGGCTGCTTATAAATTTTATAAGGATGAACCCAATCAGGTAGGTGAAATAATCTATTTAGAGGGAGAGAAGGAGTTTAAAGGGATCAAAATTCCAGCCAATCGAACTTGGTATAGAACGGAGAAACCGGAATTTCTAGGAGTAGATATGCTTCAGGAAATAAAATAA
- a CDS encoding glutamate--tRNA ligase family protein, producing the protein MHTKLTRLAPTPSGFLHLGNLYSFLITKALSEKHGSKVLLRIDDLDRDRYRQEYVQDIFDTLDFMEISYDIGPKNLKEFESDWSQIHRMNSYLDALETLRNQKVLFACDCTRKRIQQLDSSGYYLGYCLDRRIPLDKMDTAWRYNTFNTDFIKIKEYPNLEGTYTLPEDGAFFMVRKKDRLPAYQLTSVVDDIHFGVDFIIRGKDLLSSSLDQKVLAESLGNNSFNEITFFHHSLIKGPKNVKLSKSEGATSIQYLRKEGKKPSDLYRILGELMKTASPLSNFEDFKKSLGIME; encoded by the coding sequence ATGCACACAAAGCTTACCCGACTAGCCCCTACTCCAAGTGGTTTTCTACATTTAGGCAACCTCTATTCGTTTTTGATCACCAAAGCCCTTTCAGAAAAGCATGGAAGTAAAGTATTATTACGAATAGACGATTTGGACAGGGACCGATATAGGCAAGAATATGTCCAAGACATATTTGACACCTTGGATTTCATGGAAATCTCCTATGACATTGGCCCTAAAAACCTAAAAGAATTTGAATCGGATTGGTCCCAGATCCATCGAATGAATTCTTATCTGGATGCCTTGGAAACCCTGCGTAACCAAAAGGTACTCTTCGCTTGTGACTGTACTAGGAAAAGAATCCAGCAATTAGATTCTTCCGGTTATTATTTAGGGTATTGCCTGGACAGAAGAATTCCCTTGGACAAAATGGATACAGCCTGGAGATACAATACATTCAATACAGATTTTATCAAAATCAAAGAGTATCCAAATTTAGAAGGAACCTATACCCTGCCAGAAGATGGTGCATTTTTTATGGTTCGAAAAAAAGACCGCCTACCCGCCTATCAACTTACCTCAGTGGTGGATGACATTCACTTTGGTGTAGATTTTATCATTCGGGGAAAGGATTTGCTTAGTTCCTCTTTAGATCAAAAAGTACTCGCTGAATCTTTAGGCAACAATTCATTCAATGAGATCACATTCTTTCACCACTCCTTAATTAAAGGACCAAAAAATGTGAAATTATCAAAATCTGAAGGAGCCACATCCATTCAATATCTGAGGAAAGAAGGAAAAAAGCCCAGCGATTTATACCGGATTCTTGGAGAACTAATGAAAACAGCATCTCCACTATCCAACTTTGAAGACTTCAAAAAGTCGCTTGGAATTATGGAATAG
- a CDS encoding S10 family peptidase: MRKLVLSCLLMFCISFTWAQTERHIEIESKVESTHETTIKGKKVPYKATAGTQPVWNEKGEPIASLFYTYYERTDISDKTTRPLVISFNGGPGSASIWMHLAYTGPVILKIDDEGYPIQPYGTKSNPNSILDVADIVYVDPVNTGYSRIVDLETPRSTFFGINSDIKYLADWVNTFVTRQGRWASPKYLIGESYGTTRVAGLVSQLQNSHWMYFNGVILVSPTDMGIERGGPVKMANYLPYYAATAWYHKALDSDLQSKDLDDILPEVEAFAIDELLPAMVKGGKLTASERDAIATKMAHYSGLSKKVILEHNLMVPTNFFWKELLRDQGMTIGRLDSRYKGIDRAGTGSRPDFDPALTAWNHAFAPAFNIYAKETLKYNTDLTYNLFGPVHPWDRSNENTGYDLATAMRQNPYLHVMVQSGLYDGGTDFFNAKYSMWQMDPTGELADRLSWIGYRSGHMMYLRAEDLETSNEDIRQFIEKSKVAPNMPAKYE; the protein is encoded by the coding sequence ATGAGAAAACTAGTTTTATCCTGCCTATTGATGTTTTGCATCAGTTTCACATGGGCTCAAACAGAGCGTCATATTGAAATTGAATCAAAGGTAGAAAGCACCCACGAGACGACTATTAAAGGGAAAAAAGTCCCTTACAAAGCTACCGCTGGAACGCAACCGGTGTGGAACGAAAAAGGGGAACCAATTGCCTCTTTGTTTTATACTTATTACGAGAGAACTGACATTTCAGATAAGACGACAAGACCTCTAGTGATCTCTTTTAATGGAGGCCCAGGTTCTGCTTCTATTTGGATGCATTTAGCTTATACAGGTCCAGTTATTTTGAAAATTGACGATGAAGGGTATCCGATCCAGCCCTATGGTACCAAATCCAATCCGAATTCGATTTTGGACGTGGCGGACATTGTTTATGTAGACCCAGTCAATACAGGGTATTCCAGAATCGTGGACCTAGAGACTCCAAGATCTACTTTCTTCGGAATCAATTCAGATATCAAATACTTAGCAGATTGGGTAAATACTTTTGTTACTCGCCAAGGAAGATGGGCTTCTCCTAAATATTTGATTGGTGAAAGCTATGGTACTACAAGAGTAGCAGGCTTGGTTTCCCAATTACAAAACTCTCATTGGATGTATTTCAATGGAGTGATTTTGGTTTCTCCTACAGATATGGGAATTGAAAGAGGTGGACCAGTTAAAATGGCGAATTACCTTCCTTATTATGCGGCAACTGCTTGGTATCACAAAGCTTTGGATTCAGACCTTCAGAGCAAGGACCTAGATGATATTTTACCAGAAGTGGAAGCATTTGCAATAGATGAATTATTGCCTGCCATGGTGAAAGGTGGAAAATTGACTGCTTCAGAAAGAGACGCTATTGCAACCAAAATGGCTCATTATTCAGGCTTGAGTAAAAAGGTGATTTTGGAACATAATTTAATGGTTCCTACCAATTTCTTCTGGAAAGAATTGTTAAGAGATCAAGGAATGACCATTGGTCGTTTGGATAGTAGATACAAAGGAATTGATAGAGCAGGAACTGGATCCAGACCTGATTTTGATCCTGCCTTGACCGCTTGGAATCATGCTTTTGCTCCAGCCTTTAATATTTATGCCAAGGAAACGCTGAAGTATAATACAGATCTTACCTATAATCTTTTCGGTCCGGTACATCCTTGGGACAGGTCCAATGAGAATACAGGATACGATTTAGCTACTGCTATGCGTCAAAATCCATATTTACATGTGATGGTTCAATCTGGTTTATATGATGGTGGTACCGACTTTTTCAATGCAAAATATAGTATGTGGCAAATGGATCCTACAGGAGAGTTGGCAGATAGATTATCTTGGATTGGTTATAGAAGTGGTCACATGATGTATCTGAGAGCGGAAGATTTAGAAACTTCCAATGAGGACATCAGACAATTTATTGAAAAGTCTAAGGTGGCTCCGAATATGCCCGCTAAGTACGAATAA
- a CDS encoding potassium channel family protein, with translation MNPTALVGKKSVRKVFKNFTEYWLTDASFGLLLLILVFSVFILPILIEYGRVHFIFVNTVFLFLFFTGIWSSRHKGMILLTSLLFFTQLGLRLLRFSDLEFEFYLSERIVGILNMMVFIFLNIRLLFRDREVNIYRVIGAINVYLLVAILGAFVFEIVYLITGVGIEGLPALKGVDEDYAEYIYFSLVSLTTVGFGDLYPNHVLTKMLSVFLSTVGILYPAVVIARLVGASKN, from the coding sequence ATGAATCCCACAGCACTAGTTGGTAAAAAGTCCGTAAGAAAGGTCTTTAAGAACTTCACTGAATACTGGCTCACTGATGCTAGTTTTGGATTATTATTATTAATCCTGGTGTTTTCAGTCTTTATCCTACCCATACTCATAGAATATGGTAGGGTGCATTTTATTTTCGTCAATACCGTATTTTTATTTTTGTTTTTCACGGGTATTTGGTCCTCTAGGCATAAAGGTATGATCTTATTGACCTCTCTTTTGTTTTTTACCCAATTGGGGTTGAGATTACTAAGATTCAGTGACTTGGAATTTGAATTTTATTTATCAGAAAGAATTGTAGGTATTCTTAATATGATGGTATTTATATTTTTGAATATCAGGTTGTTATTTAGGGATAGAGAAGTGAATATTTATCGTGTGATAGGGGCTATCAATGTTTATTTATTAGTGGCCATCTTAGGTGCATTTGTTTTCGAAATTGTGTATTTAATTACAGGAGTAGGTATTGAAGGTTTACCTGCTTTGAAAGGGGTGGATGAGGATTATGCAGAATACATCTATTTTAGTCTCGTATCACTTACCACGGTGGGTTTTGGAGATCTTTATCCAAATCATGTCCTCACTAAAATGTTGTCAGTTTTTTTATCTACTGTAGGTATTTTATATCCAGCAGTAGTTATTGCACGACTGGTAGGAGCCAGTAAGAACTAA